The proteins below come from a single Thermodesulfovibrionales bacterium genomic window:
- the bamA gene encoding outer membrane protein assembly factor BamA, whose amino-acid sequence MSVAEATPEHGNISLEERKTSLSQKTSNLSEPATISQPVVILIEVSGAKRVTENAVRAKISHKVNEPVSSEKISNDIKEIYKMGYFDDVKVEMEPVPGGVKLIYVLKEKPTIQKINFEGNEEFDDQKLRENISISPGSIADATLIQDNASKIKALYEEKGYYLTNVIPVLRKLREDTVSLTFMIEEGPVVKIKRIIIEGAEKIPPEKVKKVMKTKERGFFSFLTKSGYYKKDEMRNDIERIKDLYLNNGYIKIAVSNPELMISEDKRTMEIKIAIQEGEQYRIDSIAVEGNRSYPEDEIRKLLSIKRNDIFSREALRKDISSIVNFYSERGYALATVIPDVIPDDSKKTVELILRVQEGDLFRIGRIEIFGNTKTWDKVIRREMRLDEGDIFNSKLLRRSYERINNLQFFETVELNPKPDAEEKKVDIDIKVKERPTGMLSVGGGYSSIDRWVAMVDLSQGNLGGRGQYLKLRGEFGGRRTLYELSYRDPWFLDKPLSFGLSVYKSSREYPLYDRRATGFEISFGKSFTEYWGGSLSYNLEKVTIENVDDAASQFIKDQQGTRVTSSISPTIARDSRDNFLDPSRGSRNAIYLTVAGLGGTNGFIRSVFDSAWFFPWGKTTFSLRGRIGYASGAFGKDLPIYERFYVGGIYTVRGLGFGEAGPVDENNEPIGGTKELIFNLEYIFPLIEEARLKGVLFFDAGKAFEQSEPMDSLRRTAGFGIRWISPIGPIRLEYGRNLDPKPHESKGRVEFTFGTFF is encoded by the coding sequence ATGATATAAAAGAGATCTATAAAATGGGTTATTTTGATGATGTGAAGGTAGAGATGGAACCTGTGCCTGGTGGCGTAAAACTGATTTATGTCCTTAAAGAAAAACCCACAATCCAGAAGATCAATTTTGAAGGCAATGAGGAATTTGATGATCAGAAACTCAGAGAGAACATATCTATATCCCCGGGCTCAATAGCTGATGCTACGCTCATTCAGGATAATGCATCAAAGATAAAAGCCCTTTATGAAGAAAAGGGATATTATCTCACAAATGTTATTCCAGTCTTAAGAAAACTGAGAGAGGATACAGTAAGCCTTACTTTCATGATTGAAGAGGGTCCGGTGGTTAAAATAAAAAGGATTATTATTGAAGGAGCAGAAAAGATACCGCCAGAAAAGGTAAAGAAGGTGATGAAAACAAAGGAACGGGGTTTTTTCTCTTTTCTTACCAAGTCAGGTTACTACAAAAAGGACGAGATGAGAAATGATATTGAGAGAATAAAGGACCTCTACCTAAATAACGGTTACATCAAAATAGCTGTATCTAATCCAGAGCTAATGATTTCTGAAGATAAAAGAACAATGGAGATAAAAATAGCAATTCAAGAAGGAGAGCAATACAGAATTGATTCCATAGCTGTTGAAGGTAACAGGAGCTATCCTGAAGATGAAATCAGGAAACTTTTAAGCATAAAAAGGAACGATATATTCAGCAGGGAGGCTTTAAGGAAAGATATTTCCAGCATTGTGAATTTTTATTCAGAAAGAGGTTATGCCCTTGCCACGGTTATACCAGATGTCATACCTGATGATAGCAAGAAAACTGTAGAGCTTATTCTAAGGGTTCAGGAAGGAGACCTCTTCAGAATAGGACGAATAGAGATATTCGGAAATACAAAGACCTGGGACAAGGTCATAAGAAGAGAAATGAGGCTTGATGAAGGAGACATATTTAACAGCAAACTTCTCAGAAGGAGTTATGAAAGAATAAATAACCTTCAGTTTTTTGAGACTGTTGAGCTCAATCCAAAACCTGATGCAGAGGAAAAGAAAGTGGATATAGATATAAAGGTCAAAGAAAGACCAACCGGTATGCTCAGTGTTGGTGGTGGTTATAGTTCCATAGATAGATGGGTAGCAATGGTAGATTTAAGCCAGGGAAATCTTGGAGGAAGGGGGCAGTATCTCAAACTGAGAGGTGAATTCGGTGGCAGAAGGACACTCTATGAGCTCTCTTACAGGGATCCGTGGTTTCTGGATAAACCACTTTCTTTTGGCCTGAGTGTTTATAAATCTTCAAGGGAATATCCCCTTTATGATAGAAGGGCCACAGGATTTGAGATATCTTTTGGCAAAAGCTTTACAGAATACTGGGGTGGAAGCCTTTCCTATAATCTCGAGAAGGTTACAATAGAAAACGTAGATGATGCTGCCTCCCAGTTTATAAAGGATCAGCAGGGTACAAGAGTGACGAGCAGTATCAGTCCAACAATAGCAAGGGATTCAAGAGACAATTTCCTAGATCCTTCAAGAGGCTCAAGAAATGCCATTTATCTTACAGTTGCAGGTCTTGGAGGCACAAATGGTTTTATAAGATCTGTCTTTGATTCCGCATGGTTCTTCCCATGGGGCAAGACAACCTTTTCACTGAGGGGCAGGATAGGTTATGCCTCTGGAGCCTTTGGAAAAGATCTGCCCATATATGAGAGATTTTATGTTGGAGGTATATACACAGTGAGGGGACTGGGTTTTGGAGAGGCAGGACCTGTTGATGAGAATAATGAACCCATTGGAGGTACAAAGGAATTAATATTCAACCTTGAGTACATCTTTCCTCTTATTGAAGAGGCAAGGCTCAAAGGTGTATTATTCTTTGATGCAGGAAAGGCCTTTGAACAATCAGAACCCATGGATAGTCTCAGAAGAACAGCAGGTTTTGGAATAAGATGGATCTCTCCAATTGGCCCTATCAGGCTTGAATATGGAAGAAATCTTGATCCTAAACCCCATGAAAGTAAAGGAAGGGTGGAATTCACCTTTGGAACATTCTTTTAG
- a CDS encoding OmpH family outer membrane protein, with protein sequence MFRKGMKILLVGIIFTLALFAWNVLDNSRKIFPRVTGDGLFSEVEAAEIKIGYVDLGKALNDSKRGKDAKAELEALVKQKQSQIDELEKKINTQRAEFEKQAPALSEKARQEKQAEIERSIQDYQKLVQDAQAEVEKKRRDLTTGILKELRDIINEIGKKEGYTIILESSEGLILYSKEGLDLTDRIIKIYDERQKK encoded by the coding sequence ATGTTTAGAAAAGGCATGAAGATTTTACTGGTCGGAATTATTTTTACACTTGCCCTTTTCGCCTGGAATGTTCTGGATAACTCGAGAAAAATTTTTCCGAGAGTCACTGGTGACGGACTCTTTTCAGAGGTGGAGGCTGCTGAAATTAAAATAGGTTATGTTGATCTCGGTAAAGCGCTCAACGATTCAAAGCGAGGGAAGGATGCCAAGGCAGAACTCGAAGCCCTTGTTAAACAGAAACAATCCCAGATTGATGAACTTGAAAAAAAGATTAATACTCAGAGAGCAGAGTTTGAAAAACAGGCGCCCGCCCTATCTGAAAAGGCAAGACAGGAAAAACAGGCAGAGATAGAAAGGTCTATTCAGGATTACCAGAAACTCGTACAGGATGCCCAGGCAGAGGTGGAGAAAAAGAGAAGAGACCTCACAACAGGCATATTGAAAGAATTAAGGGATATAATAAACGAGATAGGCAAGAAGGAAGGCTATACCATAATTCTTGAATCTTCTGAGGGATTGATACTTTATTCAAAGGAAGGACTTGATCTTACAGATCGCATAATAAAGATTTATGACGAAAGACAGAAAAAGTAA
- the lpxD gene encoding UDP-3-O-(3-hydroxymyristoyl)glucosamine N-acyltransferase, with protein sequence MKLKEIAEYLKGELRGEPELEIRGVEGIEDAMEGDITFLRGEKLPDGIELKAGAIIVKDFLEGLSISQIRVKNPQYAFARLLELFYVKKHEFRGVSKEAFIEEGVELGKNISIYPFAYVSRGARIGDNTIIGPHVFIGENSTIGKDCLIYPNVVIREGVSVGNRVIIHSGTVIGSDGFGYVFEDGRHYKIPQVGGVIIEDDVEIGANVTIDRATKGNTVIMKGTKIDNLVQIAHNVKIGPQCIIVAQTGIAGSSKLGAGVILAGQVGVADHIKIGDGVRIGAQSGIMEDIPSGTYFGTPTLPHREWFRLYALYKRLPELFQKIKELEEKIKNLEGRKEHD encoded by the coding sequence ATGAAACTTAAGGAGATCGCTGAATATCTTAAAGGAGAGCTCAGGGGAGAACCTGAGCTTGAGATAAGGGGAGTGGAAGGCATTGAAGATGCTATGGAAGGGGATATTACTTTTCTTAGAGGAGAAAAGCTACCTGACGGTATCGAGCTTAAAGCTGGAGCCATAATAGTGAAAGATTTCCTCGAAGGCCTATCTATCTCCCAGATCAGGGTTAAAAATCCTCAGTATGCCTTTGCAAGGCTTCTTGAGCTCTTTTATGTAAAGAAACATGAATTTAGAGGTGTAAGTAAAGAGGCCTTTATTGAAGAAGGAGTCGAGCTCGGCAAAAATATCTCAATCTATCCATTCGCCTATGTCTCAAGAGGAGCAAGGATAGGTGATAACACAATCATCGGTCCACATGTATTCATTGGAGAAAACAGCACCATCGGAAAGGATTGTCTTATATATCCAAATGTTGTGATAAGAGAGGGGGTCTCCGTTGGTAACAGGGTAATAATTCATTCTGGTACTGTAATAGGTTCAGATGGATTCGGCTATGTATTTGAAGACGGAAGGCATTATAAGATACCTCAGGTTGGCGGTGTAATAATCGAGGATGATGTGGAGATAGGAGCAAATGTAACCATAGACAGGGCTACAAAGGGCAACACAGTAATAATGAAAGGCACAAAGATAGATAACCTTGTACAGATTGCCCACAATGTAAAAATCGGGCCTCAGTGTATAATAGTTGCCCAGACAGGAATTGCTGGCAGCTCAAAACTGGGAGCAGGCGTTATTCTTGCAGGACAGGTTGGGGTAGCGGACCATATAAAAATAGGAGATGGTGTTAGGATCGGTGCACAGTCAGGAATAATGGAAGATATTCCTTCAGGCACCTATTTTGGAACTCCAACGCTTCCCCACAGGGAATGGTTCAGGCTCTATGCCCTTTACAAAAGATTGCCAGAATTATTTCAGAAGATAAAGGAATTAGAAGAAAAGATAAAAAATCTTGAAGGGAGGAAGGAACATGATTGA
- the fabZ gene encoding 3-hydroxyacyl-ACP dehydratase FabZ — MIDIKEIQSILPHRYPFLLVDRVVELEPNVRISAIKNVTMNEQFFVGHFPGNPVMPGVLIIEAMAQAAGVLAYKSGVQGKHVYFLSIEKAKFRKPVTPGDQLRFEVRVSHNRGSVWKFSGEAFVGDKIVAEAEFTAMVTDREL; from the coding sequence ATGATTGACATCAAGGAAATTCAGTCCATACTTCCACACAGGTATCCCTTTTTACTTGTGGACAGGGTTGTTGAGCTTGAACCCAATGTGAGGATATCTGCTATTAAGAATGTCACTATGAATGAACAATTTTTTGTTGGTCATTTTCCAGGTAATCCAGTTATGCCAGGTGTTCTGATTATTGAGGCAATGGCGCAGGCTGCTGGAGTTCTTGCATACAAGTCAGGTGTTCAAGGCAAGCATGTATATTTTCTCTCAATAGAGAAGGCAAAGTTCAGAAAACCTGTAACTCCAGGTGACCAGCTTAGATTTGAGGTCAGGGTTTCCCATAACAGGGGGTCTGTCTGGAAGTTTTCCGGAGAGGCTTTTGTGGGAGATAAAATAGTTG